In Paenibacillus xylanilyticus, the genomic window TATGCTTATGAGAAATCGGGCAGCTCTCTGGCCATTGATGCTGTGCAATTCGAATTCTACGGCAAATCCTCTCACGCCGCGGCCAGTCCGCATGAAGGGATCAATGCTCTCGATGCCGTTATCCAAACCTTTAACGGCATTAATGCATTCCGCCAGCAAGTGAGAAGCACTGTCCGGATCCATGGTGTTATTAATAGCGGTGGTCAGGCTGCCAACATCATCCCCGACTATGCTTCAGCCCAATTCTACGTACGTGCCGCAACCAGAAAAGAGCTTAACATGCTAACGCAGCGTGTCATTCAGATTGCCGAAGGTTCCGCACTCCAAACAGGCTGTCGTCTTGTGACTTCGAATTACGAAACGTCGTATGATGAGATGGTAACCAATGAATCTTTATCTGCAGCGTTTAGTGAAAACCTCATGGAACTCGGTATTCCACAAGACGAGATCGTTAGCGGAAATGATCATGGCTCCATGGATATCGGTAACGTATCCTTACGCTGTCCTGCAATTCATCCTTACATTCGTGTCGTTGATGAGGTTCACACCCTGCACTCCATCGAATTCCGTGATCTGGCATTACAGGAGCGGGCACTCGATGGTATGATCTTGGGTGCAAAGGCAATTGCCGCAACAGCTTATGATGTGCTAACGAAGCCCGAGCTGCTGCAAACGATTCGAACAGAGTTTGAACAGGCTCTACGATAATATAAGTTTTAAGTTTACAGACACAACCAAAGAGGTGTTCTCTACAGATTGGACGGATATCACCCGGTCTACAGAAAACACCTCTTTTCTTTATTTTGCATACGTATATTCAAGCCTAACCTGGAGATGCTTGTGAAATGAAAACGATGAAAACAATGAAAATTTTACTAATTATGTAAACCTTTTATGGTTCATTTGCTGTCTAGCTTGGTTATGTAATGCTATACTCATCTTGATACAGGAGGTGCTGTCATGCTGCTCGAAGCGATGTATCACGTTCCCCGTGACAAGTGGGCCTATGCCTACAACACGTCTACGATTCATCTGCGTGTACGTACGAAGAGAGATGATGTAGACTATGTGACTGCACTGACCGGTGATAAATATGATTGGGACGGAACCTACAGGGAAATCCAACTGGAAAAGGCTGCTTCGGATAGCATGTTCGACTACTGGGAGGCTGCGGTTAAACCCAAATTCAAACGACTCACCTATATTTTTCGAGTCACAGCGGGTCATGAAAATGTATTTCTGGCTGACAATGGAATTCACCGAGATCCCCCTTACCCTACTGGAGGATATTACGAATTCTCGTACATTCATGAGATTGATGTATTTAAGGTTCCCGAATGGGCCAAAGAAGCGGTTTTTTACCAGATCATGACCGAACGGTTCGCCAATGGCAATCCAGACCTTAATCCCGAAGGAACTCATGCCTGGGGAGGTACACCCGAGCTGGATAACTACTTTGGCGGAGACCTGCAAGGCGTCCTCGATCATCTGGATGATCTAACCAAGCTTGGCGTAAATGCTATATATTTCACCCCCCTCTTTCAAGCCAACTCCTACCATAAATATGACACCATTGATTATAAAAAAGTAGATCCGCATTTTGGAGATAATGATTTGCTCAAAAAAGTCACCGAGGAATGCCACCGGCGTGGTATCCGCGTCATGCTTGACGCTGTTTTTAATCATTGCAGTGAAGATTTCCCGCCTTTTCAGGATGTGCTGCAAAATGGAAAACAATCAAAGTATGCAGACTGGTTTCATATCAATGAATTTCCTGTTGGTATTAAGAACGGTATACCTACCTATGATACCTTCGGTTTTTATGGAAATATGCCGAAATTTAACACGGCCAATCCGGAAGTGAAAGCGTATCTGCTCGATGTCGCGGAATACTGGATTAAGGAGATCAAGCTCGACGGCTGGAGATTGGATGTAGCGAACGAAGTGGATAACCACTTCTGGCGGGATTTCCGTAAGGTTGTTAAAACGGCAAACCCGGAAGCCTATATTGTGGGCGAGGTTTGGAGTGATTCCCTGACATGGCTGATGGGTGACCAGTTTGATTCCGTCATGAACTACCCTTTTGCCGACAAAGTCCTGGAATTTTTCTGCGGATCCAT contains:
- a CDS encoding M20 family metallopeptidase — encoded protein: MTHTKSQILTVIDQYASRFKEISSYIGANPELGNEEYLASARLKEELLFHGFEVEAPVLGLDTAFIGTYAAAKKGPTIALLCEYDALPEIGHACGHHLICMMSLGAAVGLKSILDEVGGTLKVFGTPAEETRGAKVPMAEAGLFDDCDVALMAHPYYAYEKSGSSLAIDAVQFEFYGKSSHAAASPHEGINALDAVIQTFNGINAFRQQVRSTVRIHGVINSGGQAANIIPDYASAQFYVRAATRKELNMLTQRVIQIAEGSALQTGCRLVTSNYETSYDEMVTNESLSAAFSENLMELGIPQDEIVSGNDHGSMDIGNVSLRCPAIHPYIRVVDEVHTLHSIEFRDLALQERALDGMILGAKAIAATAYDVLTKPELLQTIRTEFEQALR
- a CDS encoding alpha-glycosidase yields the protein MLLEAMYHVPRDKWAYAYNTSTIHLRVRTKRDDVDYVTALTGDKYDWDGTYREIQLEKAASDSMFDYWEAAVKPKFKRLTYIFRVTAGHENVFLADNGIHRDPPYPTGGYYEFSYIHEIDVFKVPEWAKEAVFYQIMTERFANGNPDLNPEGTHAWGGTPELDNYFGGDLQGVLDHLDDLTKLGVNAIYFTPLFQANSYHKYDTIDYKKVDPHFGDNDLLKKVTEECHRRGIRVMLDAVFNHCSEDFPPFQDVLQNGKQSKYADWFHINEFPVGIKNGIPTYDTFGFYGNMPKFNTANPEVKAYLLDVAEYWIKEIKLDGWRLDVANEVDNHFWRDFRKVVKTANPEAYIVGEVWSDSLTWLMGDQFDSVMNYPFADKVLEFFCGSMDGYNFANEMGSLIMRYPQQTNEVIFNMLCSHDTPRLLSRCGEDKRRLKLSVVFLFTYIGTPCIFYGDEVGISGEGDPDCRKCMEWDPAKQDRELYDFYRLMIDLRKSNEALRKGRFRFLKADHNDPCIVYERMDDQLHFTVWMNNTPDVRTLSHPMETRDWRDALTEDLVIPTEGIMNIKLDPYGYRILYRQLDPS